From Xyrauchen texanus isolate HMW12.3.18 chromosome 12, RBS_HiC_50CHRs, whole genome shotgun sequence, one genomic window encodes:
- the socs3a gene encoding suppressor of cytokine signaling 3a produces the protein MVTHSKFDSAMSSSLFDANMRLPSHRYKTFSSKLQYQMVQHAVRNLQESGFYWGPISGKDANHMLNSEPSGTFLVRDSSDNQHFFTLSVKTELGTKNLRVQCDSKCFFLQTDSKSIQSVPRFECVLKLVHHYMPLSRSPLSIGNSQSAYYIYSGGDKIPLELLRPLQCTMSSLQHLCRKTVNGHIDVSSKRDQLPQQLKDFLQEYDAPI, from the coding sequence ATGGTAACCCACAGCAAGTTTGACAGCGCAATGAGCAGCAGCCTGTTTGACGCAAACATGCGGCTGCCGTCTCACCGTTACAAGACCTTCAGCTCCAAACTGCAATATCAGATGGTGCAACACGCTGTCCGGAATCTTCAAGAGAGCGGCTTCTATTGGGGCCCCATCAGTGGCAAAGATGCCAATCACATGTTAAACTCAGAGCCCAGTGGGACCTTTCTGGTCCGAGACAGCTCGGACAACCAGCACTTCTTCACACTCAGCGTCAAGACCGAGCTGGGCACCAAGAACTTGCGAGTCCAGTGTGATAGCAAGTGCTTTTTCCTTCAGACGGACTCCAAGAGCATCCAGTCCGTTCCTCGCTTCGAGTGTGTGCTCAAACTCGTCCATCACTACATGCCATTGTCCAGGAGTCCACTGTCGATAGGAAACTCACAAAGTGCTTACTACATTTACTCAGGAGGTGATAAAATCCCCCTGGAGCTCTTGAGACCGCTACAGTGCACCATGTCCTCTCTGCAGCATCTGTGCAGGAAGACGGTGAACGGACATATAGACGTTTCCAGCAAAAGAGACCAGCTGCCTCAACAACTTAAAGACTTCCTACAGGAGTATGACGCTCCTATCTAA